A DNA window from Allokutzneria albata contains the following coding sequences:
- the kdpF gene encoding K(+)-transporting ATPase subunit F: MSGTGLLANTVGGVLALLLIVYLFVALIRPEKF; encoded by the coding sequence GTGAGCGGCACGGGCCTGCTGGCCAACACCGTCGGCGGCGTGCTCGCGCTGCTGTTGATCGTCTACCTGTTCGTCGCGCTGATCAGGCCGGAGAAGTTCTGA